The following are encoded together in the Mesoterricola sediminis genome:
- a CDS encoding tyrosine-type recombinase/integrase — MRANEKNILALVPVPDKKVQRYPIDGCPSLYIQVTGKPEAPIRSWLFKYRDASGKPQCYTIGRYPSVNSIAAKSEVERLRRRLSDGEALVAPRKARQAEKLIKEAEKLVQAPAPPEEPKHPLFRSMAEDFYSKYCLVKNKPSTQRNNGWMLDRHVLPALGAVKIAELNSFKVIAFLDTLADRPVLMNRVKSLLSKMFNWAGLRFPEVSGNHTKGFERHTEMARERRLTEEEIRTLGKFFREKKEPLQTAAIFLLLTGAREGVVLHMTKEHQFPEEGLLRFPAGMAGLKGCRRVYLSTTAKAIIGRHPKLTHLRHEF, encoded by the coding sequence ATGAGGGCGAACGAGAAGAACATCCTCGCCCTGGTTCCAGTGCCAGACAAGAAAGTCCAGAGATATCCCATTGATGGCTGCCCGAGCCTTTACATCCAGGTGACCGGGAAACCGGAGGCACCCATTCGATCGTGGCTATTCAAATACCGCGATGCCAGCGGGAAGCCGCAGTGCTACACGATCGGACGCTACCCAAGCGTCAACTCCATTGCAGCCAAAAGCGAAGTGGAGAGGCTTCGGCGTCGGCTTTCGGATGGCGAAGCCCTGGTCGCCCCCCGCAAGGCTAGGCAGGCGGAGAAGTTGATCAAGGAGGCCGAGAAATTGGTTCAGGCCCCTGCCCCGCCCGAGGAACCGAAGCATCCCCTTTTCAGGTCAATGGCGGAGGATTTCTATAGCAAGTACTGCCTCGTGAAGAACAAGCCATCAACCCAGCGAAACAACGGGTGGATGCTTGACCGTCACGTCCTCCCCGCTTTAGGCGCCGTAAAAATCGCCGAGTTGAACTCCTTCAAGGTGATCGCCTTTCTCGACACGCTAGCTGATCGGCCGGTGCTCATGAACCGAGTGAAATCCCTGCTGTCCAAGATGTTCAACTGGGCCGGCCTGCGCTTCCCCGAGGTCTCCGGAAACCATACGAAGGGGTTCGAGCGACACACCGAGATGGCGAGGGAGCGAAGATTGACAGAAGAGGAGATTCGAACGCTCGGTAAGTTCTTTCGGGAGAAGAAGGAACCACTCCAGACGGCCGCCATCTTTCTTTTGCTGACGGGCGCCCGCGAAGGCGTGGTCTTGCACATGACCAAGGAACACCAGTTCCCCGAGGAGGGACTTCTCCGATTCCCTGCAGGTATGGCTGGCCTCAAAGGGTGTCGGCGCGTCTATCTCTCCACAACGGCCAAGGCAATTATCGGGCGACATCCGAAACTGACCCACTTGCGACACGAATTCTGA
- the istB gene encoding IS21-like element helper ATPase IstB → MVDPRLERLERHLTRLKLVSTRERLDTLLDRGAQNEMSFLDFLDLVIKEEIESKDQKRARMRIQMAKFPLDRRMEDYDFSLQPSLDRRLVAELETGRYVANATNVLLLGPPGVGKTHLAIALARKAIEQGYSARFIHAADLVYQLAAASDHGALDEALRVFARPHVLVVDELGYLPMERRSGHLFFHLVRKRYEKGSLMITSNQPVGSWGEMLGDEVVATAILDRLLHHSHIVTIKGESYRLKEMRRAGVVPAKEVAG, encoded by the coding sequence ATGGTAGATCCCCGCCTCGAACGCCTGGAGCGTCACCTGACCCGGCTGAAGCTGGTCAGCACCCGGGAACGCCTGGACACCCTCCTGGACCGCGGAGCTCAGAACGAAATGAGTTTCCTCGACTTCCTGGACCTGGTGATCAAGGAGGAAATCGAGAGCAAGGACCAGAAGCGCGCCCGGATGCGGATCCAGATGGCCAAGTTCCCCTTGGACCGGCGCATGGAGGACTACGACTTCAGCCTGCAGCCCAGCCTGGACCGGCGCCTTGTGGCGGAGCTGGAGACGGGACGCTACGTCGCCAACGCAACGAATGTCCTGCTCCTGGGGCCGCCGGGCGTGGGAAAGACCCATCTGGCCATCGCCCTAGCCCGGAAAGCCATCGAGCAGGGCTACAGCGCCCGGTTCATCCATGCCGCGGACCTGGTCTACCAGTTGGCGGCGGCCTCGGACCACGGGGCGCTGGATGAGGCCCTCAGGGTTTTCGCCCGCCCCCATGTCCTGGTCGTCGACGAGCTCGGCTACCTGCCCATGGAGCGCAGGTCAGGGCATCTGTTCTTTCATCTGGTGAGGAAGCGATACGAGAAGGGCAGCCTGATGATCACCAGCAACCAGCCCGTGGGCTCCTGGGGGGAGATGCTGGGGGACGAGGTGGTCGCGACGGCCATCCTGGACAGGCTCCTGCACCACAGCCACATCGTGACGATCAAGGGCGAGAGCTACCGCCTCAAGGAAATGCGCCGGGCTGGCGTCGTGCCAGCCAAGGAAGTGGCCGGATGA
- the istA gene encoding IS21 family transposase, whose amino-acid sequence MEFEPRDAGLHKPEARMLGDGAVAQIFALQNLGWSIRKIAREVGLSRNTVRDWVRGGPDRSYGNGSRAGLLDRYYFWIQNQFNAGVRNADVLRQELEAIGVSVSLRTVERALRPFRQSYERAEQATVRFETPPGKQMQVDFGEKWLQIGGVRQKRYVFVATLGYSRRCYIEISGSLRQRDWIMGIERAFQHFEGVPEILLTDNAKPLVDRRKAGIPVFHPEFDAFCRHWGTVPRACQPFRAKTKGKVERSVGYAKGNALGREGWESDEALDEHLVWWMLNVADTRIHGTTGERPIDRFPAEKAALRPMGNHPSYLRVRHLSRTVAADGRIDVDTNRYSVPPQFIGATLEVTIEADTIQVFCQDQVIAEHPVHPGRRQVIEDPGHVVSFTNGIARVGKPGEIRRPLSHYAAIVGGEAW is encoded by the coding sequence ATGGAGTTCGAACCGCGGGACGCTGGTCTCCATAAGCCGGAGGCCAGGATGCTCGGAGACGGTGCAGTGGCCCAAATATTTGCTTTGCAGAACTTGGGCTGGTCGATCCGAAAGATCGCCCGGGAGGTCGGCCTCTCTCGGAATACGGTTCGGGACTGGGTTCGCGGAGGGCCGGACAGAAGCTATGGAAACGGCTCCCGGGCCGGCCTCCTGGACAGGTATTACTTCTGGATCCAGAACCAGTTCAACGCCGGGGTGCGCAACGCCGATGTCCTCCGCCAGGAACTGGAGGCCATCGGCGTTTCCGTGAGCCTGCGGACCGTCGAGAGAGCCCTCCGCCCTTTCCGGCAGAGCTACGAAAGGGCTGAGCAGGCCACGGTCCGGTTCGAGACCCCGCCTGGCAAGCAGATGCAGGTGGACTTCGGGGAGAAGTGGTTGCAGATCGGGGGCGTCCGTCAGAAGCGTTATGTGTTCGTGGCGACCCTCGGCTACAGCCGGCGGTGCTATATCGAGATCTCCGGAAGCCTCCGCCAGCGGGATTGGATCATGGGCATCGAACGGGCCTTCCAGCACTTCGAGGGCGTCCCGGAGATCCTCCTAACCGACAATGCCAAGCCACTGGTGGACAGGCGCAAGGCTGGTATCCCCGTCTTCCACCCGGAATTCGACGCCTTCTGCCGGCACTGGGGCACAGTTCCCAGGGCCTGCCAGCCGTTCCGGGCGAAAACGAAAGGCAAGGTGGAACGGAGCGTCGGCTATGCCAAAGGGAATGCCCTTGGCCGCGAGGGCTGGGAATCCGATGAGGCCCTGGACGAGCACCTGGTCTGGTGGATGCTCAACGTGGCCGACACCCGGATCCACGGGACCACCGGCGAGAGGCCGATAGATCGATTCCCGGCGGAGAAGGCGGCCTTGCGCCCGATGGGAAACCATCCCAGCTACCTCCGGGTGCGCCACCTGTCCAGGACGGTGGCCGCGGATGGGCGGATCGATGTGGATACCAACCGCTACAGCGTCCCGCCCCAGTTCATCGGGGCCACCCTGGAGGTGACCATTGAGGCCGACACCATCCAGGTGTTCTGCCAGGACCAAGTGATCGCGGAGCATCCGGTCCATCCTGGACGCCGCCAGGTCATCGAGGATCCCGGTCACGTCGTCAGCTTCACCAACGGCATCGCCCGGGTGGGCAAACCCGGCGAGATCCGGCGGCCGCTCTCCCACTATGCCGCCATCGTGGGAGGTGAGGCATGGTAG